In Phalacrocorax carbo chromosome 1, bPhaCar2.1, whole genome shotgun sequence, the genomic stretch TAAATGACAGAGTGCTTCAAGCAACATCTGGAAGTTTAAACAGCTGGAAATTATGGCCTTTTGATATGGTAGAGGCCATTCACATCTGATTTACATTTGGGCTTAGACTTTAAACACTTGCCTTCCCATGGATTCAGTTCTTTTTTGGTATAAGATAGAATAAGAAGAACTACTTGAATTGAAATtagaccaaaacaaaaaagcaaacaaaagcgAAAAACTACCCATAACTAAATCAATAGTAATATGGTTATTTTTTTAGTGTAATTTCCCAACACATAAACTCCCATTTCCCCTAACACAGTACTGTGCTTTGaggcagaaatgctgaaatgccACTGGACTAGCTGATTGTTTCTTGATGAATTCTGCAGTTTCAGAGACTCTGGGAAAGCAGCTGAACTTCAGCTCTGTTGAAATGTGTGTCTTGCTGGCTAAATGCTCCATGAAAGAGacctttcctgtatttttttgcaTACCTCGCTAAGAACACCAGCACTCATCGATTTGACAAAAATAACAACAAGGAAGGTCAGTTTGGAGTAAAAGCACACAATGCACCAATTTAGAGCTGGTGAAAGGTGTCAGATGAACTTTCTAGTAAAACGCAGCAGCCTCTACATGTATTCAGTCCTTGAGAACACCAGTTGTGATGGTTGTTGATGGACTGGGGACTGAATCATTCTCTCCAATGGCTActgagcagctggctggctggaaatgATGTTTAGGCACTACTGACTTGCAGGGGATTGGTGCCAGCCTTGTAAAAGCACAATCATCTAGTCCTTTcgattttgcctttttttttttttccttcctttatgtTAGCCAGAAGCAGTGTGGCTACATACATCttgaaaccagaaaaaagtCTGACCCCATGTTACTCAAAAAAGTAGTGTGGCttgtcttttctattttttttaattgcaaagctttgaccatttttaattaaatgtgcTCTGCCTGCCTCATCCCTACTCCAAGCTAATATACTCTAAAATGCTTCTCTGGCTTCGTACAGCTCTTTTTAGCTGCTGATTTTGGTAAGCATCTTATTAATTGCCTGCTTGACGTGGGTGGTGGAGCTTCGTCTCCGAGTCTTGCCCTGGACCATCTTTCGACGCCGCACCTCACGACAGAGCTCATAGAAGGCCTCCATAATGTTGCCCTCTCCTGTGCAAGCAGAGCACTCATAAAAAGCACATGCTAGTTCTGTGGCCAGCTTTTCACCTTCCTCTGTGCTGACCTGCCTGGAGTGATCCAAGTCTGCTTTGTTCCCCACCAGGATCAGGGTGAcgtttttgggttttttaacctCATCCAACAAGTTCTTAAGTGGCAGCACTTCCTCAAAGCTGCCTCTGTCCGTGATGTCGTAAACCAGCACAAAGCCTTCACCCCATCGCACATGTCCTTCTTTCTGAATAGCGTCCTCCTGTTTCGAAAAGACAGACACCAGCCTTAGGAATTTCTTTTATGAAGGAGACACTAAGCCTTCAGACAGACGTTGGTCCTCCAAAGCCTGCAAAGCCATGTACATCTGCTTTACTTTATAATTTATGCATGTCACCTTTTTTATCACCTAGCATAGGAGATCTACTCTACCAAGGTGTCATGAGCTGCCTGTGGCAGGCTGGTAGCAGGCAATTGGAACAGGGTCTCTGTGGAATGATACCCAGCACAAGAACCGCATAGGACTGTGCAGTATGAGCACCTGCTATGTTTTGAAAGGAAGGGGGACCCAGCTATGAGAAAACTGCTCTTCCCTTTGGTGGGAATCATTGACTGAGGCTGCCAAGCCTCATCACTCGACTGTAGAAGTAGACTGACTTTGTGCATAGTAATAACATGTCATTGGGTTGGCCCTGAATCAAGGAatgagaacaaaataattttaatcccA encodes the following:
- the RERG gene encoding ras-related and estrogen-regulated growth inhibitor; the protein is MAKSAEVKLAIFGRAGVGKSALVVRFLTKRFIWEYDPTLESTYRHQATIDDEVVSMEILDTAGQEDAIQKEGHVRWGEGFVLVYDITDRGSFEEVLPLKNLLDEVKKPKNVTLILVGNKADLDHSRQVSTEEGEKLATELACAFYECSACTGEGNIMEAFYELCREVRRRKMVQGKTRRRSSTTHVKQAINKMLTKISS